One part of the Olleya sp. YS genome encodes these proteins:
- a CDS encoding endonuclease → MKHIYLLLTVLISTFTFAQVPANYYSSATGTEYTLKTQLKDIINNVNDGLSPEYISTDPGYGALYNTYLTSDVDLYYENNGSMLDMYTENPTGADIHEFFYNSNPSQQDMGTGGTAEGQFYNREHIIPQSTFGSASPMRSDAHFVVPTDKYINGQRGSFPFGVVATPSPMPYSNGSKRGSSAVVGYSGTVFEPIDEFKGDIARMHFYFATRYESTVAGYNYDMFNNTSDQVFTDAFLDLLLTWHNNDPVSQREIDRNNAIFAIQNNRNPFIDHPEYVNAIWNPTADTQAPTTPTNLVASNPTATTVDLAWTASTDNVGVVSYDIYIGGALYTNTGSNNTTYTVTGLNPETTYSFTILAKDAAGNMSALSTSASETTLAGSSGGGDLFFSEYIEGSSNNKALEIANFTGTDITDLSIYELRISSNGNASWTGTYNFPGGASITNNDVYVIGNGSLAVCTGAVDDSNNTITGFNGNDAIGLFKNGTLIDILGTLGDNSTYAQNTTLVRKSTVAGGNTVFDLNEWDSFASNTCDDLGQHTQSTLSTVDVSINKFKIYPNPIKGNLLTIENIENTRFEIYNILGKKILTGTITPNNNKISVSSLNQGVYILKLNNSNGTITKKLIKE, encoded by the coding sequence ATGAAACACATTTACTTACTATTAACTGTATTAATTTCAACGTTCACTTTCGCGCAAGTGCCAGCAAACTATTATAGTAGTGCTACTGGAACAGAATATACGCTAAAAACACAGTTAAAAGACATTATTAATAACGTCAATGATGGACTATCTCCAGAATACATCTCTACAGATCCAGGTTATGGTGCACTTTATAATACCTATTTAACATCTGATGTTGATTTATATTACGAAAACAATGGATCTATGTTAGATATGTATACAGAGAACCCAACTGGTGCAGATATACACGAATTTTTCTATAATTCAAATCCAAGCCAACAAGATATGGGAACTGGAGGAACAGCTGAAGGACAATTTTACAACAGAGAGCATATCATTCCGCAATCTACTTTTGGAAGTGCTTCACCAATGCGTTCTGATGCACACTTTGTGGTGCCAACAGATAAATACATCAATGGACAACGTGGTAGTTTTCCTTTTGGAGTTGTAGCTACTCCAAGTCCTATGCCATATTCTAATGGATCTAAAAGAGGGTCAAGTGCTGTTGTTGGTTATTCAGGAACTGTTTTTGAACCTATTGATGAATTTAAAGGAGATATTGCCAGAATGCATTTTTATTTTGCAACACGTTATGAAAGCACTGTAGCAGGTTATAATTACGACATGTTTAATAATACAAGTGATCAAGTATTTACTGATGCCTTTTTAGATTTGTTACTAACATGGCACAATAATGATCCTGTGTCGCAAAGAGAAATTGATAGAAATAATGCCATCTTTGCAATACAAAATAATAGAAACCCTTTTATTGATCATCCAGAGTATGTAAATGCTATTTGGAATCCTACAGCAGATACACAAGCACCAACTACTCCAACTAATTTAGTAGCCTCTAATCCAACTGCTACAACTGTGGACTTGGCATGGACAGCGTCTACAGATAACGTAGGTGTTGTTAGTTATGACATATATATTGGAGGAGCTTTATACACCAATACTGGATCAAATAATACTACTTACACCGTAACTGGATTAAATCCAGAAACTACTTATAGTTTTACGATTTTAGCAAAAGACGCAGCAGGTAATATGTCTGCATTAAGTACTTCTGCTTCAGAAACAACATTAGCAGGAAGCTCTGGTGGTGGTGATTTATTCTTTTCGGAATATATTGAGGGATCTAGTAACAACAAAGCTTTAGAGATTGCAAACTTTACAGGTACTGATATTACAGATTTATCTATCTATGAATTAAGAATTAGTTCTAATGGTAACGCATCATGGACTGGAACATATAATTTTCCTGGTGGTGCATCCATTACTAACAATGATGTTTATGTTATCGGAAATGGTAGTTTAGCAGTGTGTACAGGAGCTGTAGATGATTCTAATAACACCATTACTGGATTTAACGGTAATGACGCTATTGGACTATTTAAAAATGGAACACTTATAGACATTTTAGGAACTTTAGGAGATAATTCTACTTATGCTCAAAATACAACTTTGGTCAGAAAATCTACTGTAGCTGGAGGAAATACAGTATTTGATTTAAACGAGTGGGATTCTTTTGCATCAAACACTTGTGATGACTTAGGTCAACACACACAATCAACTTTAAGCACAGTAGATGTTAGCATAAATAAATTTAAAATCTATCCTAATCCAATTAAAGGAAACCTTTTGACTATTGAAAATATTGAAAACACACGTTTCGAAATTTACAATATTTTAGGAAAGAAAATTTTAACAGGTACTATTACACCTAATAATAATAAAATAAGTGTGTCATCGCTTAACCAAGGTGTGTATATTTTAAAGTTAAATAACAGCAACGGTACTATCACTAAAAAACTAATTAAAGAATAA
- the purL gene encoding phosphoribosylformylglycinamidine synthase, with translation MIHFFGNQNSKVFAVQATKELSTQTISKLIWLFGNQPKIEQASLDAFFVGPRAAMITPWSTNAVEITQNMGIAGIIRIEEFETCASDFKGFDPMISEKYNGLNQQSFTIDIQPETILNIEDIAAYNQQEGLALNEEEIEYLEGVSKKIGRPLTDSEVFGFSQVNSEHCRHKIFNGTFIIDGVEKPTSLFKLIKETSKQHPNDIVSAYKDNVAFIKGPTVEQFAPKRADIPDFYVKKGFDSVISLKAETHNFPTTVEPFNGAATGSGGEIRDRLAGGKGSLPLAGTAVYMTSYSRLEDNRPWEQSMEARPWLYQTPMDILIKASNGASDFGNKFGQPLICGSVLTFEHDESKSTIINGEKRTNRKIGYDKVIMQAGGIGYGKADQAIKDIPKEGDKIVILGGENYRIGMGGAAVSSADTGEFSTGIELNAVQRSNPEMQKRAANTVRGMVESEQNHIVSIHDHGAGGHLNCLSELVEDTGGKINLDTLPVGDPTLSAKEIIGNESQERMGLVIANKHLDTLQRIANRERSPIYTVGDVTGDNRFTFESETPGNKPMDLALEDMFGSSPKTIMQDVTVDRNYGGISYNPDNFYDYLDQVLQLEAVACKDWLTNKVDRCVGGKVAKQQCVGPLQLPLNNVGVMALDYNGKEGIATSIGHSPISGLIDPIAGSRNSITEALTNIMWAPLKEGLKSVSLSANWMWPCKNEGEDARLYEAVQAISEYAIDLGINVPTGKDSLSMKQKYPNEEVISPGTVIISAAANCNNIKNVVEPVFKLDGGNIYYINLSQDDFKLGGSSFAQILNKVGSNTPNVKEATYVKTVFNTIQQLINNNQIVAGHDVASGGLITTLLELCFADINLGAELDITSLNQKDSCKVLFSENSGIVFQSKDTSIEKVLSDANIQFHNIGKVTNSDVLSIINNTEVFTMTVSRLRDMWYKTSYLLDQKQTANNLAEIRYLNYAKQPLKYYFPKHFTGLLPNIEASKSRPKAAILREKGSNSEREMANAMYLAGFDVKDVHMTDLISGRETLEDIQFLGAVGGFSNSDVLGSAKGWAGAIKYNENANKAINNFFKRDNTLSVGICNGCQLFMELNLINPEHDVHGKMHHNDSKKHESAFTSVTVQENNSVMLSTLKDATLGVWISHGEGKFHLPKSEKDYNIVAKYGYDNYPANPNGSDFNTAMLCDKTGRHLVMMPHIERSIFQWNWANYPDKRTDQVSPWLEAFVNARLWIENKNTN, from the coding sequence ATGATTCATTTCTTCGGAAACCAAAACAGCAAAGTCTTTGCTGTTCAAGCAACAAAAGAATTATCAACGCAAACCATCTCTAAATTGATATGGTTATTTGGCAACCAGCCAAAAATAGAACAAGCATCATTAGATGCTTTTTTTGTTGGTCCTAGAGCTGCTATGATTACTCCATGGAGTACCAATGCAGTGGAAATTACCCAAAATATGGGTATTGCAGGCATTATTAGAATTGAAGAGTTTGAAACTTGCGCATCAGATTTTAAAGGCTTTGACCCTATGATTTCTGAAAAATACAATGGTTTAAATCAACAATCTTTTACCATTGATATTCAACCAGAAACCATCTTAAATATTGAAGATATTGCTGCCTATAACCAACAAGAAGGTTTAGCCTTAAACGAAGAGGAAATTGAATATTTGGAAGGTGTTTCAAAAAAAATAGGTCGACCACTAACCGACTCGGAAGTATTTGGTTTCTCACAAGTTAATTCAGAGCATTGTCGTCATAAAATATTTAACGGAACGTTCATAATCGATGGTGTTGAAAAACCGACTTCATTATTCAAATTAATTAAAGAAACGTCCAAGCAACATCCCAACGATATTGTTTCAGCCTATAAAGACAATGTGGCTTTTATCAAAGGTCCAACAGTCGAACAATTTGCACCTAAACGAGCAGACATACCTGATTTTTATGTCAAAAAAGGTTTTGATTCTGTTATTTCGCTTAAAGCGGAAACACATAACTTTCCAACTACAGTTGAGCCTTTTAATGGAGCAGCAACAGGTTCTGGTGGAGAAATTAGAGACCGTTTAGCTGGTGGAAAAGGGTCTTTACCACTAGCTGGAACAGCGGTTTACATGACATCTTATTCAAGATTGGAAGACAATAGACCTTGGGAACAGAGTATGGAAGCACGTCCTTGGTTATACCAAACACCAATGGATATTTTAATTAAAGCTAGTAATGGCGCATCAGATTTTGGCAACAAATTTGGACAGCCTTTAATCTGCGGTTCGGTTTTAACTTTCGAACACGACGAAAGCAAAAGCACTATTATTAACGGTGAAAAACGAACCAATCGTAAAATTGGTTACGATAAAGTCATCATGCAAGCTGGAGGTATTGGTTATGGGAAAGCAGATCAGGCTATTAAAGACATCCCTAAAGAAGGTGACAAAATTGTAATTCTTGGTGGTGAGAACTACAGAATTGGTATGGGTGGAGCTGCTGTATCTTCAGCAGATACTGGAGAATTTTCTACAGGAATTGAGCTTAATGCAGTCCAACGATCTAATCCAGAAATGCAAAAACGTGCTGCCAATACTGTTAGAGGTATGGTAGAAAGTGAACAAAACCATATTGTCTCTATTCACGATCATGGAGCAGGTGGACATTTAAATTGCTTATCAGAATTAGTTGAAGATACAGGTGGAAAAATAAATTTGGACACTTTACCAGTTGGTGATCCAACCTTATCTGCCAAAGAAATTATTGGTAACGAATCCCAAGAACGTATGGGATTGGTCATTGCTAATAAACATTTAGATACTTTACAACGTATTGCAAATCGAGAACGTTCTCCAATATATACTGTTGGCGATGTTACAGGAGATAACAGATTTACTTTCGAATCTGAAACCCCTGGTAATAAACCAATGGATTTAGCTTTAGAAGATATGTTTGGAAGTTCTCCTAAAACCATAATGCAAGATGTAACTGTAGACCGTAATTATGGTGGGATTTCATACAATCCAGATAATTTCTACGACTATCTAGATCAAGTATTACAGCTAGAAGCTGTAGCTTGTAAAGATTGGTTAACAAATAAAGTAGACCGTTGTGTTGGCGGTAAAGTTGCTAAACAACAATGTGTTGGTCCATTACAACTACCACTTAACAATGTTGGTGTTATGGCTTTAGATTATAATGGAAAAGAAGGTATTGCCACTTCTATAGGGCACTCACCTATTTCAGGACTAATAGATCCTATCGCTGGAAGTAGAAATAGTATTACTGAAGCATTAACCAATATTATGTGGGCACCTTTAAAAGAGGGATTAAAAAGTGTGTCACTATCTGCAAACTGGATGTGGCCTTGTAAAAATGAAGGTGAGGATGCAAGATTATATGAAGCTGTACAAGCTATTTCAGAATATGCGATAGACTTGGGTATCAATGTACCTACTGGAAAAGATTCGCTGTCTATGAAGCAAAAATACCCTAATGAAGAAGTTATTTCTCCTGGAACGGTTATTATTTCTGCTGCAGCAAATTGTAATAATATAAAAAATGTAGTCGAGCCTGTTTTTAAACTTGATGGAGGTAATATTTATTACATCAATCTATCACAAGACGACTTTAAATTAGGCGGAAGCTCTTTTGCTCAAATACTAAATAAAGTTGGTAGTAACACACCAAATGTTAAAGAGGCAACTTATGTTAAAACTGTATTTAATACCATACAGCAATTAATAAATAATAACCAAATTGTAGCAGGTCATGATGTTGCTTCTGGTGGATTAATTACAACTTTACTAGAACTATGTTTTGCAGACATCAATTTAGGTGCAGAATTAGACATAACCTCTTTAAACCAAAAAGATTCTTGTAAAGTACTGTTTTCTGAAAATTCTGGAATAGTGTTTCAATCAAAAGATACATCAATTGAAAAAGTACTTTCTGATGCAAATATTCAGTTTCATAATATTGGAAAAGTTACTAATTCAGATGTGTTAAGTATTATTAATAATACAGAAGTTTTTACAATGACAGTGTCGCGATTAAGAGACATGTGGTATAAAACGTCTTATTTATTAGACCAAAAACAAACAGCAAATAATTTAGCAGAAATACGTTACTTGAATTATGCTAAACAACCTTTAAAATACTACTTTCCTAAACATTTTACTGGGCTTTTACCAAATATAGAAGCAAGCAAATCAAGACCTAAAGCTGCTATATTACGTGAAAAAGGTAGTAATTCTGAACGTGAGATGGCAAATGCCATGTATTTAGCTGGTTTTGATGTTAAAGACGTCCATATGACCGATTTAATTTCTGGACGAGAAACTTTAGAAGATATTCAATTTTTAGGAGCTGTTGGTGGTTTTTCTAATAGCGATGTTTTAGGTTCTGCAAAAGGTTGGGCTGGAGCTATTAAATATAACGAGAATGCCAATAAAGCTATTAACAATTTCTTTAAGAGAGACAACACACTTTCTGTAGGAATCTGTAATGGTTGCCAATTGTTTATGGAATTAAATTTAATAAATCCAGAGCATGATGTGCACGGAAAAATGCATCATAATGATTCTAAAAAACACGAAAGTGCTTTTACCTCAGTTACAGTACAAGAAAATAATTCAGTGATGTTATCAACGCTTAAAGATGCAACATTAGGTGTTTGGATTAGTCATGGCGAGGGAAAATTTCATTTACCTAAATCTGAAAAAGATTATAATATTGTTGCTAAATATGGTTACGATAATTATCCTGCCAATCCAAACGGATCAGATTTTAACACAGCAATGTTATGTGATAAAACAGGTCGTCACTTAGTGATGATGCCACACATAGAGCGTTCTATTTTTCAATGGAATTGGGCAAACTATCCAGACAAAAGGACAGACCAAGTTTCTCCATGGTTAGAGGCTTTTGTGAATGCTAGACTTTGGATTGAAAATAAAAACACAAATTAG
- a CDS encoding helix-turn-helix domain-containing protein produces MNFKYIECVNDNPLINNFYELNVGNSSIPLHSKVIPTAQCHIIFLKSSTPIEIVLKNNTYKNIGLVVLGQSYKSYQLNAKAAYYNFGINFHPTGLYKLLKRDISKLTDKHEKLSEVSLDLFNLLNPLFEEQLDCNILAKKIEKQLLNIEIFENKNTELVDEAIKLIYNKEGKINVDELLKSIPISQKHLEVQFKKIVGLTPLKFIKLYKFLNLMKKYESKKASISQLIEYYGYYDLSHFTKDFMLFMNQKPTEYFKSDNEFLNNYLKR; encoded by the coding sequence ATGAATTTTAAATACATAGAATGTGTTAACGATAATCCGTTAATAAACAATTTTTATGAACTCAATGTTGGCAACTCTAGTATACCTTTACATTCTAAAGTAATACCAACTGCCCAGTGCCATATTATTTTTTTAAAGTCATCTACTCCTATTGAAATAGTCCTAAAAAACAATACTTATAAAAATATTGGGTTGGTTGTTTTAGGGCAGTCTTACAAATCCTATCAACTAAATGCCAAAGCTGCATATTATAATTTTGGAATTAACTTTCATCCAACTGGATTATATAAACTTCTAAAAAGAGATATTTCTAAATTAACGGATAAACATGAAAAATTATCAGAAGTGAGTTTGGATTTATTCAATCTATTAAACCCATTATTTGAAGAACAACTAGATTGTAATATACTAGCAAAAAAAATTGAAAAACAACTTTTAAATATAGAAATATTCGAAAACAAGAATACAGAACTTGTAGATGAAGCCATTAAACTTATTTATAATAAGGAAGGTAAAATAAACGTAGACGAATTATTAAAATCTATACCAATTTCTCAAAAACACTTAGAGGTACAATTCAAAAAAATAGTAGGTTTAACTCCTTTAAAATTTATAAAACTTTATAAATTTTTAAACTTAATGAAGAAATACGAATCTAAAAAAGCCTCAATATCTCAACTCATTGAATATTATGGTTATTATGATTTATCTCATTTCACTAAAGACTTTATGCTCTTTATGAATCAGAAACCAACAGAGTACTTCAAATCAGATAACGAATTTTTAAATAATTACTTAAAAAGGTAA
- a CDS encoding AMP-dependent synthetase/ligase translates to MIEITRLFDFPYYQLEKYNLDAALVTKKDGVWEKTSTREYLDKANAVSRALLKLGVNVNDKIAIISSNNRTEWNIMDIGILQLGAQNIPIYPTISAEDYEYVLNHSESIYCFVSDKEVLDKVNKVKANTKVKEVYSFDQIEGCKHYSELFELGKDTNNQEEVEARKNAVKPKDLATIIYTSGTTGKPKGVMLSHDNITSNVLSSVTRLPLSEGNPKVLSFLPICHIFERVLIYIYQHAGVSIYYAEGIDKIGDNAKEIKPNLMSVVPRLLEKVYDKIYAKGADLTGIKSKLFHWAIALGEQWEPYGKNGAWYEFKLKIASKLIFSKWREALGGELTTMVSGSAPLQPRLTRVFCAAGMQVMEGYGLTETSPVVSVGQYDGNMFKVGTVGKPIDGVEVKIAEDGELLIKGRNVMMGYFKDPEKTASVMTGNYFHTGDKGEIDPDGFLKITGRKKEMFKTSGGKYVIPTLLENQLKQSRFIEQVMVVGEGEKMPAAIIQPNFEFIQEWIDRKGKNIEKTNAVIAASEEIISRIQQEVDQCNTHFGKWEQIKRFELTPEIWTIDGGHLTPTMKMKRDIIKGIYQNLYDKIYRC, encoded by the coding sequence ATGATAGAAATTACACGTCTTTTTGATTTTCCTTATTACCAACTAGAAAAATACAACCTTGATGCTGCTTTAGTAACAAAAAAAGATGGCGTTTGGGAGAAAACATCTACTAGAGAGTATCTTGATAAAGCCAATGCAGTAAGTAGAGCATTATTAAAATTAGGTGTAAACGTAAATGATAAAATCGCTATAATATCTTCCAATAACAGAACAGAATGGAATATTATGGATATCGGTATTTTACAATTAGGTGCTCAAAACATACCTATTTATCCAACAATTTCTGCAGAAGATTATGAATATGTTTTAAACCATAGCGAATCAATCTACTGCTTTGTATCAGATAAAGAAGTTTTAGACAAAGTCAATAAAGTTAAAGCTAATACCAAGGTAAAAGAGGTGTATAGCTTTGACCAAATTGAAGGTTGTAAACATTATTCAGAATTATTCGAATTAGGAAAAGACACTAATAACCAAGAAGAAGTAGAAGCTAGAAAAAATGCAGTTAAACCAAAAGACTTAGCAACAATTATATATACTTCAGGTACAACAGGAAAACCTAAAGGTGTTATGCTATCTCATGATAATATAACCAGTAATGTATTAAGTAGCGTGACAAGATTGCCATTATCAGAAGGAAATCCAAAAGTATTAAGCTTTTTACCTATATGCCATATTTTTGAACGTGTCCTTATATATATATATCAGCACGCAGGAGTATCTATTTATTATGCAGAAGGTATAGACAAAATAGGTGACAACGCTAAAGAAATTAAACCAAATTTAATGAGTGTTGTACCAAGACTTTTAGAAAAAGTTTATGATAAAATATATGCTAAAGGTGCCGACTTAACTGGTATAAAAAGCAAATTATTCCATTGGGCAATCGCTTTAGGAGAACAATGGGAACCTTATGGCAAAAATGGCGCATGGTATGAATTTAAACTTAAAATTGCTAGCAAATTAATTTTCAGCAAATGGCGTGAAGCACTAGGTGGAGAATTAACCACTATGGTATCTGGTAGTGCTCCATTACAACCAAGACTAACCCGCGTGTTTTGCGCAGCAGGAATGCAAGTTATGGAAGGCTACGGATTAACAGAGACCTCACCAGTCGTATCTGTTGGTCAATATGACGGTAATATGTTTAAAGTAGGTACTGTTGGTAAACCCATAGATGGTGTAGAGGTTAAAATTGCTGAGGATGGAGAACTTTTAATTAAAGGTAGAAATGTCATGATGGGTTATTTTAAAGACCCAGAAAAAACTGCAAGTGTCATGACTGGCAATTATTTTCATACAGGTGATAAAGGAGAAATAGATCCAGATGGTTTCTTAAAAATTACTGGTCGTAAAAAAGAAATGTTTAAAACCTCAGGAGGAAAATACGTTATACCAACATTATTAGAGAATCAACTAAAACAATCTCGATTTATAGAACAAGTTATGGTGGTTGGTGAAGGCGAAAAAATGCCTGCTGCAATTATTCAACCTAATTTTGAATTTATTCAAGAATGGATAGATAGAAAAGGAAAAAACATTGAAAAAACTAATGCTGTTATTGCTGCTTCTGAAGAAATCATTAGTAGAATACAACAAGAAGTTGACCAATGTAATACACACTTTGGTAAATGGGAGCAAATTAAACGATTTGAGCTAACTCCGGAAATCTGGACAATTGATGGTGGACATTTAACACCTACAATGAAAATGAAACGAGACATAATAAAGGGTATTTATCAAAATTTGTACGATAAAATATACCGTTGCTAA
- a CDS encoding MarR family transcriptional regulator has product MKDRTIDYILRTTWLAVNKMYNEEAAKFGTTMATGFTLLSIDPENGTPSTSLGPIMGMEATSLSRILKRMDELDLIERKPNPNDGRGVLIHLTPYGKEKRKDAKERVLVFNEAIREHVSEEKLKHFYEVSDTINELISNKKIYTKESII; this is encoded by the coding sequence ATGAAAGATAGAACCATTGATTACATACTCAGAACCACATGGTTAGCAGTCAATAAAATGTATAACGAGGAAGCTGCCAAATTTGGAACCACTATGGCAACTGGTTTTACATTATTAAGTATTGACCCAGAAAATGGTACGCCTTCTACTTCACTTGGTCCTATTATGGGTATGGAAGCCACAAGTCTTTCTAGAATTTTAAAACGAATGGATGAGTTAGACTTAATAGAACGTAAACCAAATCCTAATGATGGACGCGGAGTTTTAATTCACTTAACACCATATGGCAAAGAAAAACGCAAAGATGCAAAAGAGCGTGTATTAGTGTTCAATGAAGCTATTAGAGAACACGTTTCCGAAGAAAAACTAAAACACTTTTATGAAGTTTCAGATACTATAAACGAGTTAATTTCCAATAAAAAAATATATACTAAAGAATCTATAATATAA
- a CDS encoding 3-hydroxyacyl-CoA dehydrogenase NAD-binding domain-containing protein, producing the protein MSKRRIKKIAIIGSGIMGSGIACHFANIGVDVLLLDIVPRELNDKEKAKGLTLEDKVVRNRLVNDALTASLKSKPSPIYHPSFASRITTGNLEDDIAKVADVDWIMEVVVERLDIKQQVFEKLEKYRTPGTLITSNTSGIPIKFMSEGRSEDFQKHFCGTHFFNPARYLKLFEIIPGPKTNQDVLDFLNEYGEKFLGKTSVIAKDTPAFIGNRIGIFSIQSLFHAVKELDLTIEEVDKLSGPVIGRPKSATFRTVDVVGLDTLVHVANGIRENCPDDERSELFKLPSFINTMMENKWLGSKTGQGFYKKSVSADGKKEILSLDLNTLEYRSAKKAKFATLELTKTVDKVVDRFKILVKGKDKAGEFYRKSFTALFAYVSNRIPEISDELYKIDDAMKAGFGWEHGPFQIWDAIGVEKGIELMKAEGLEPAAWVNEMLTSGSTSFYTVKEGATYFYDIPSKTQTKIPGQDSFIILDNIRKTNEVFKNSGVVIEDLGDGILNVEFQSKMNTIGGDVLAGLNKGIDLAEKDFAGLVVGNQGANFSVGANIGMIFMMAAEQEYDELNMAIKYFQDTMMRMRYSSIPTISAPHGMALGGGCELSLHADKVVAAAETYMGLVEFGVGVIPGGGGSKEMALRAQDLFQKGDVQLNVLQEHFLTIGMAKVSTSAYEAYDLNLLQKGKDVVVVNKDRQIAVAKQHAMLMADSGYTQPVKRKDVKVLGKQALGMFLVGTDSMQDSNYISEHDMKIANKLAYVMAGGDLSEPTLVSEQYLLDLEREAFLSLCTERKTLERIQHMLTKGKPLRN; encoded by the coding sequence ATGAGCAAACGTAGAATTAAAAAAATAGCCATTATTGGTTCAGGAATTATGGGAAGCGGTATCGCTTGTCATTTTGCTAACATTGGTGTAGATGTTTTATTGTTAGACATCGTTCCTAGAGAATTAAATGATAAAGAAAAAGCTAAAGGTCTAACTTTAGAAGATAAAGTAGTTAGAAACAGATTAGTAAATGATGCTTTAACAGCTTCATTAAAATCTAAACCCTCTCCTATTTACCATCCATCTTTTGCAAGTCGAATTACTACTGGAAACTTAGAAGACGATATTGCTAAAGTTGCAGACGTAGATTGGATTATGGAAGTTGTTGTTGAAAGATTAGACATCAAACAACAGGTATTTGAAAAATTAGAAAAATACCGTACTCCTGGTACATTAATTACATCTAACACGTCAGGAATTCCTATTAAATTCATGAGCGAAGGACGTAGCGAAGATTTCCAAAAACACTTCTGCGGAACGCATTTCTTTAATCCTGCACGTTACTTAAAGTTATTCGAAATTATTCCTGGTCCCAAAACAAATCAAGACGTTTTAGATTTCTTAAATGAATATGGAGAAAAATTCTTAGGTAAAACATCCGTTATTGCTAAAGACACTCCTGCTTTCATTGGAAACCGTATAGGAATTTTCAGTATACAAAGTCTTTTTCACGCAGTTAAAGAATTAGATTTAACTATCGAGGAAGTTGACAAATTATCAGGACCAGTTATTGGTCGTCCTAAATCAGCAACATTTAGAACTGTTGATGTTGTAGGTTTAGATACTTTAGTTCACGTAGCAAACGGAATTAGAGAAAATTGTCCTGATGACGAACGTTCAGAATTATTCAAATTACCTAGTTTCATCAATACCATGATGGAAAACAAATGGTTAGGTAGCAAAACTGGACAAGGTTTCTACAAAAAAAGTGTGTCTGCAGACGGTAAAAAAGAAATATTATCTCTTGACTTAAACACTCTAGAATATCGTTCTGCTAAAAAAGCAAAATTTGCAACATTAGAGTTAACCAAAACAGTCGATAAGGTTGTTGACCGATTTAAAATATTAGTAAAAGGAAAAGATAAAGCAGGTGAGTTTTATAGAAAAAGCTTCACTGCTTTATTTGCATATGTATCTAATCGTATTCCAGAAATATCAGACGAGCTGTATAAGATTGATGATGCCATGAAAGCTGGTTTTGGTTGGGAACATGGTCCTTTCCAAATTTGGGATGCAATTGGTGTAGAAAAAGGTATCGAATTAATGAAAGCCGAAGGTTTAGAGCCTGCTGCTTGGGTAAATGAAATGCTTACTTCTGGTAGTACATCTTTCTACACAGTAAAAGAAGGTGCAACATATTTCTATGATATCCCTTCTAAAACACAAACAAAAATACCTGGTCAAGACAGTTTCATCATCTTAGATAATATTAGAAAAACAAACGAAGTATTTAAAAATTCTGGCGTTGTTATTGAAGATTTAGGTGATGGAATCCTTAACGTAGAATTCCAATCTAAAATGAATACCATTGGTGGAGACGTACTAGCAGGTTTAAATAAAGGTATTGATTTAGCAGAAAAAGATTTTGCTGGATTAGTGGTTGGTAATCAAGGAGCTAACTTTTCTGTTGGTGCAAACATCGGAATGATTTTTATGATGGCTGCAGAGCAAGAGTATGATGAGCTAAATATGGCTATCAAATACTTCCAAGACACTATGATGCGTATGCGTTACTCGTCTATCCCAACTATTTCTGCTCCTCACGGTATGGCTTTAGGTGGTGGTTGTGAATTATCATTACACGCAGACAAAGTTGTCGCAGCAGCAGAAACCTATATGGGACTTGTAGAATTTGGTGTTGGTGTTATTCCTGGTGGTGGAGGCTCTAAAGAAATGGCTTTGAGAGCACAAGACCTTTTCCAAAAAGGAGACGTACAACTTAATGTCTTGCAAGAACATTTCTTGACCATAGGTATGGCAAAAGTATCGACTTCGGCTTATGAAGCGTATGATTTAAACCTATTACAAAAAGGAAAAGATGTTGTGGTTGTAAATAAAGACCGTCAAATAGCTGTAGCAAAACAACACGCTATGTTAATGGCAGATTCTGGTTACACACAACCTGTAAAACGTAAAGATGTAAAAGTATTAGGTAAACAAGCATTAGGTATGTTTTTAGTAGGGACAGACTCTATGCAAGACTCTAACTACATCTCAGAACACGATATGAAAATTGCTAACAAATTAGCTTACGTCATGGCTGGAGGTGATTTATCAGAACCAACTTTAGTTAGCGAGCAATATTTATTGGATTTAGAGCGTGAAGCTTTCTTAAGTTTATGTACAGAACGTAAAACTTTAGAGCGTATTCAACACATGTTAACCAAAGGAAAACCACTTCGCAACTAG